The Vibrio quintilis DNA window AAGAAGCTGCAATACTTGATTGTGAAAGTGGTGTAAAGCGCTTCTGGACCATGGTTTTCCCGCTGCTGGCGCCGACGACATTCTTTCTGGTTGTGATAAACCTGACGTATGCCTTTTTTGATACGTTCGGCATCATTGATACGCTCACGGAGGGCGGGCCGGGCAGCCATACGACTTCTCTGGTCTATAAAGTTTACCGGGATGGTTTTATTGGTGCGGATTTAGGCGGCAGCTCGGCACAATCCGTGGTGCTGTTACTGCTGGTACTCGGACTGACTTATTTCCAGTTCAAATTTGTAGAAAAACGGGTTCACTATTAAGTCAGGGAGCGAACAGGATGAAACTGAATCAATTTTTTGATCATGTAATTTTGATCACCGGCGCAGTGTTACTGCTTCTGCCGTTGTGGCTGATTTTTGCCAGCTCCACACATGAGCCGAATACGCTGATGATTGAAGGATTACAGTGGTTACCGGGTCACAACTTCTCACATGTTTATCAGGAAGCCTGGGGAAAAAGCCTTGGGTTTACCGGCGATGTCACTGCCAGATCCATGATTATTAATTCGATGATTATGGGATTAGGGTTTTCCATCGGTAAGATTTTTATTTCAATGATGGCGGCTTATGCGCTGGTTTATTTCCGTTTGCCTTATGCCAGTGCCTGGTTCTGGCTGATATTTGTTACGTTATTGTTGCCGCTGGAGGTGAGGATTATTCCTTCCTATGAAGTGGTTGCCAGCCTCGGGCTGATCAATACCTATACCGGGCTGATTGTGCCGTTGATTGCATCTGCGACAGCAACATTCTTTTTCCGCCAGTTTTTTAAAACGATTCCGGAAGAGTTACTTGAAGCTGCCCAGCTGGATAATGCCGGCCCGGTAAAATTCTTAATTGATATCCTGTTGCCGTTATCCAAAACGATGATGGCTGCGATTTTCATCATTATGTTCGTTGTGGGTTGGAACCAGTATCTGTGGCCGATCATGATGACGACCGATGAAAGTTACAACACCATCGTGATGGGGATTAAGGGCATCATCAACAACATCTATGAAAGTTCCACCCCGCGTTATGACTATGCCTTTGCCATGGTTATTTTTGCAATGTTACCGCCGGTGCTTGTTGTTCTGATATTTCAGCGCTGGTTTGTCAAAGGATTGGTAGAAAGTGAAAAATAAAATGACACATGAGAATTCAACCGCAGAACTCCGGTCTTCCACTGTGAATAATTCCCGGACGAAACTGGCACTGAAACAGTTAGTTAAAACTTATGACAATGGTCATCAGGCGGTGCGGAATATTTCATTAGATATTGAGGACGGTGAATTTATCGTGCTGGTTGGTCCGTCAGGATGTGGAAAATCTTCCATTCTGCGTTCCGTTGCCGGGCTTGAAACGATTACCTCCGGTGAAATTGAGCTGGCCGGACGGAGAATTGACACCCTGAATCCTGCCGCCCGGAATATTGCGATGGTGTTTCAGAACTATGCCTTATATCCGCATATGACGGTCTATCAGAATCTGGCTTATGGTCTGAAAAACCGGGGCGTGCCGAAAGATGTGATTGCACAGAAGATTAAAGATGTTGCGCAAATCCTGCGGCTTGAAGAATATCTTGAACGGAAACCGGCTAAGCTTTCCGGCGGACAGCGCCAGCGTGTTGCGATGGGGCGTGCGATCGTTCGTGAGCCTGAGTTATTTTTGTTTGATGAGCCGCTGTCTAATCTGGATGCGGCACTGAGAACGCATATGCGGCTGGAAATTAAAAAGCTACAGCGTCAGCTGGGCGTGACCAGTATCTATGTCACCCATGATCAGGTGGAAGCGATGACGCTGGCTGACCGGATTGTCGTCCTGAATCAGGGACAGATCGAGCAGGTCGGTACGCCAATGAGCTTGTATCGCGATCCGCAGACTCAGTTCGTTGCCGGTTTTATTGGCAGTCCGGCGATGAATTTTCTTCCGGGCCAGATTAACAATGGTCAGCTGTTGATGCATGGATTAGCGGTTGATATGGAGAATGATGCCTTACCTGATGTGACTGATTTTACGGTGGGTATTCGTCCTGAGCATTTGTTACCGGGAGAACTGCCGGGATGTCTGCATATTCCGGTTGATATTGAAGTGGTTGAGCCATTAGGTGCTCAAAAATTGTTACATTGTCACTTTAATGGTGTGTCTGTTGTTGTTGTGATTCAGGACGGGGAGTTTTATCCAGAGGAAAAAGCGGTATTTTCAGTGCCTCATGAGCAGGTTTACTTCTTTGATCAACAAGGGAACCGGGTTCACTCAACCCGCTCACAGACACAGAAAATTGCGTGAAGGAAACAATACCGGGATGAGGTTAACAGCAAGACAAAAAGAAATATTACGTTATCTGGCACAAACACCGGGGGTGTTATCCAGTTCATTATTATCTGATAAATTTGATGTGTCAGTGCAGACAATCCGCAAAGATATGAATGAACTGAGTGATAAAGGGCTGGTCAGGCGGGTACATGGGGGAATCAGTTTTCCGAGTGATAATGACAACCTTTCCTTTTCCAACCGGGAAGTGATTCATCTGACATCAAAGCAGAAAATTGCCCAGCGAATCGTGGAGGATTTACCCCAGGGAATCAGTATTTTTCTCGGCATCGGGACGACCCCCAAGCAGGTTGCGCATGCCTTATTGGATCATCCGGGGTTAACTGTGGTCACCAATAATATCCATGCGGCACTGATGATGAGTCGCAACCCGCAGATAAATGTTTTTCTGGCTGGCGGTGCTGTTCGTTCTTCAGATGAAGATACGATTGGTGAATCCGTGACCCGGTTTTATCGCCGGTTCAATATAAAGACAGCAATCTTTGGCGTCGGCGGTCTGAGTTCCAAAGGTGAATTACTCGACTTTACGCCGGAAGAAGCGGATTTAACCCATGCTATGATTGCACAGAGCCAGACGTGCTGGCTGGTGGCCGATCAGTCAAAATATCAACGCTATGCGCCGGTTGTCAGCGGTACACTGGATAAGGTAGAGCGCTTCTATTCAGATCAACATCATGCTGAAATTGCTGACTTATGCTTTAAACATCAGGTGAATTACATTATTTCCTGAGATGATATGGAACTGATTCAGATGAAACCGATTATTATTGGCCACCGTGGTGTGGCCGGAACCTATCCGGAAAATACCCGGGCCAGCTTTTTAGCAGCAGCAAAGGCCGGGCTTACCTGGATTGAACTGGACATACAACCTGAGGCAGAGGGTCAACTGGTGGTTTGCCACGATCATGAACTCGGAAGATGTTCAGACGGACAGGGACGGGTTGATGCGCATTCATTGCAGGCACTGAAGCAACTGGATTTTGGCGGATGGTTTGCGCCTGAGTTTCAGGGGGAACAGATTCTGACCCTGGAGGAGCTGTTTGCGTTGCTGCATGAATACCCGATTGCTATCAACATTGAGATCAAAGTCGATGAAACGCATGATCAAGAGAAAGTTGCCCGTGAGCTATACAGAGTACTGAGCGTCGCGAATATGGATCCGCAACGGGTGCTGCTTTCCAGCTTCAGTCATGAGGTTTTGACAATCTGTCACCAGATGTCTTCGGTTTATCCTCTGGCTGTACTGACTGAAAAATTAACCGCAGCGGACAGCAAACTGATGAAAGAGATTGGTGCTGTTGCCTGTAATATCAATTAC harbors:
- the ugpC gene encoding sn-glycerol-3-phosphate ABC transporter ATP-binding protein UgpC, whose amino-acid sequence is MTHENSTAELRSSTVNNSRTKLALKQLVKTYDNGHQAVRNISLDIEDGEFIVLVGPSGCGKSSILRSVAGLETITSGEIELAGRRIDTLNPAARNIAMVFQNYALYPHMTVYQNLAYGLKNRGVPKDVIAQKIKDVAQILRLEEYLERKPAKLSGGQRQRVAMGRAIVREPELFLFDEPLSNLDAALRTHMRLEIKKLQRQLGVTSIYVTHDQVEAMTLADRIVVLNQGQIEQVGTPMSLYRDPQTQFVAGFIGSPAMNFLPGQINNGQLLMHGLAVDMENDALPDVTDFTVGIRPEHLLPGELPGCLHIPVDIEVVEPLGAQKLLHCHFNGVSVVVVIQDGEFYPEEKAVFSVPHEQVYFFDQQGNRVHSTRSQTQKIA
- the ugpE gene encoding sn-glycerol-3-phosphate ABC transporter permease UgpE produces the protein MKLNQFFDHVILITGAVLLLLPLWLIFASSTHEPNTLMIEGLQWLPGHNFSHVYQEAWGKSLGFTGDVTARSMIINSMIMGLGFSIGKIFISMMAAYALVYFRLPYASAWFWLIFVTLLLPLEVRIIPSYEVVASLGLINTYTGLIVPLIASATATFFFRQFFKTIPEELLEAAQLDNAGPVKFLIDILLPLSKTMMAAIFIIMFVVGWNQYLWPIMMTTDESYNTIVMGIKGIINNIYESSTPRYDYAFAMVIFAMLPPVLVVLIFQRWFVKGLVESEK
- a CDS encoding DeoR/GlpR family DNA-binding transcription regulator, with translation MRLTARQKEILRYLAQTPGVLSSSLLSDKFDVSVQTIRKDMNELSDKGLVRRVHGGISFPSDNDNLSFSNREVIHLTSKQKIAQRIVEDLPQGISIFLGIGTTPKQVAHALLDHPGLTVVTNNIHAALMMSRNPQINVFLAGGAVRSSDEDTIGESVTRFYRRFNIKTAIFGVGGLSSKGELLDFTPEEADLTHAMIAQSQTCWLVADQSKYQRYAPVVSGTLDKVERFYSDQHHAEIADLCFKHQVNYIIS
- a CDS encoding glycerophosphodiester phosphodiesterase family protein; this translates as MKPIIIGHRGVAGTYPENTRASFLAAAKAGLTWIELDIQPEAEGQLVVCHDHELGRCSDGQGRVDAHSLQALKQLDFGGWFAPEFQGEQILTLEELFALLHEYPIAINIEIKVDETHDQEKVARELYRVLSVANMDPQRVLLSSFSHEVLTICHQMSSVYPLAVLTEKLTAADSKLMKEIGAVACNINYRALDEVTLEQLHQAGLQVWVYTVNEPEHFTLKDQVDGIFTDYPGRFI